Proteins encoded in a region of the Acidobacteriota bacterium genome:
- a CDS encoding phytanoyl-CoA dioxygenase family protein: MPKAAVMQHPIHRRTLRPRATFRDAALQEEFATRGYVVVPLLSAEHIRMLTDLYHSLPSGIESGFYSVMFSPDPGYRDRVSEGIQAVMLALTAPLLADYRALAGSYMVKLPGSDSALAAHQDWNMVDEAHYVSINVWAPLTPLTAENGALSVMPGSHLFIDGLRASVLYPSCLDPHQEVVRDRYLQQVTVPEGHAVIHNSALVHASKANQSPSPRVVASLSMIPSEARPVHYYLDPATGDVDYFEVDTAFFLRHLIGQRPTYPVTDRIQGYQAPPLTGEELERLFTEHNSARI, translated from the coding sequence ACATCCGATACACAGACGCACCTTGCGTCCCCGCGCGACATTCCGCGACGCTGCGTTGCAGGAGGAGTTCGCCACCAGAGGTTATGTGGTTGTGCCGCTTCTTTCGGCCGAACACATCAGGATGCTGACTGACCTCTACCACTCGCTTCCCTCGGGGATCGAATCGGGATTCTACAGCGTCATGTTCAGCCCGGATCCTGGTTACCGGGACCGGGTGAGCGAGGGAATCCAGGCGGTGATGCTGGCGCTGACGGCTCCGCTGCTGGCTGACTACCGCGCGCTGGCGGGAAGCTACATGGTCAAGTTGCCTGGGTCAGACAGCGCGCTCGCCGCACACCAGGACTGGAACATGGTGGATGAAGCCCACTATGTGTCGATCAACGTCTGGGCTCCATTGACGCCTCTGACCGCTGAGAACGGCGCCCTGAGCGTGATGCCGGGCAGCCACCTGTTCATTGACGGGCTCCGGGCAAGCGTCCTCTATCCCAGTTGCCTCGACCCTCATCAAGAGGTGGTCCGAGACAGGTACCTGCAGCAGGTCACTGTGCCAGAGGGGCACGCCGTCATTCACAACAGCGCGCTGGTTCACGCATCAAAGGCCAATCAGTCGCCCAGTCCGCGCGTTGTCGCCAGCCTGAGCATGATCCCGTCGGAGGCTCGGCCCGTTCACTATTACCTCGACCCAGCCACCGGTGATGTGGACTATTTCGAAGTTGATACCGCGTTTTTTCTGCGACATCTGATCGGCCAGCGGCCGACCTACCCGGTGACAGACCGAATCCAGGGCTATCAGGCGCCTCCTCTGACAGGAGAGGAACTGGAACGCCTGTTCACGGAGCACAACAGCGCTCGCATTTGA
- a CDS encoding SDR family oxidoreductase, with protein sequence MFDLSGRTALVTGAGRGVGAGIARMFAAQGARVAVNDISIDRARGTVEDITAAGGQAVAAPFDVCDYEAVRFGIERLEAELGSLDTLVNNAGVPSGMTTVPFASSQPHQWRPGIDLNLYGVMNCCHVVLHGMVMRRFGRVITISSGAGTTGLSIGVSPYAAGKGGAISFMRHFALENAGFGITANTIAVGMIESAAGPTLNLPAIPTGRRGTPGDVAALCVYLASNEASWITAQTLQLNGGSITT encoded by the coding sequence ATGTTCGACCTCAGTGGCCGCACCGCCCTCGTGACCGGAGCCGGGCGGGGCGTGGGCGCGGGCATCGCCCGCATGTTTGCCGCACAAGGAGCACGAGTCGCGGTCAACGACATCAGCATTGATCGCGCGCGGGGGACCGTAGAGGACATCACAGCGGCCGGAGGCCAGGCGGTGGCGGCTCCGTTCGATGTCTGTGACTACGAAGCGGTCCGATTCGGCATCGAACGCCTTGAGGCCGAGCTTGGTTCCCTCGACACGCTTGTCAATAACGCCGGCGTGCCTTCCGGCATGACGACCGTGCCGTTTGCCTCGAGCCAGCCACACCAGTGGCGGCCAGGCATCGATCTGAACTTGTACGGTGTGATGAACTGCTGTCACGTGGTCCTTCACGGCATGGTCATGCGCCGGTTCGGCCGCGTGATCACCATCTCATCGGGAGCAGGGACAACCGGCCTTTCGATCGGCGTCTCGCCATACGCGGCCGGAAAAGGCGGCGCGATCTCGTTCATGCGGCATTTCGCCCTTGAGAACGCGGGGTTCGGGATTACCGCAAATACCATCGCGGTCGGCATGATCGAGTCCGCCGCCGGCCCAACGCTCAACCTGCCGGCGATTCCAACCGGACGTCGAGGCACACCCGGCGATGTCGCCGCGCTATGCGTCTACCTCGCGTCGAACGAGGCAAGCTGGATAACCGCGCAGACGCTGCAGCTCAACGGCGGCAGTATCACGACCTGA
- a CDS encoding phytanoyl-CoA dioxygenase family protein, protein MTHRRPMFTDPRIQAEFDANGYVKIPWLTGADVSLLNALYARLFVEARDGFFVSCALPDPGVKAAVRDGIAGVFEPSLRATFVSPIPLQCSFITRTRGDGKTDYIPAHQDWTFVDETTGDVSLNVWCPLEATHARNGNLWIVPASHRLPRHPRLAEPSPTAYQAYYDVLKQIAVPVPTQLGEALVFDNAAIHFSSTNQTESLRLVAGATVIDRSSNPVLYYQNQENAGMLDEYESGPEYFLQKPFGTRPDTFVRSIPKTELVDVEGEIRRLYPTARLPGVSHAASPEAPPPPVEKGRSVLQRLFGRLAGSGRGLRS, encoded by the coding sequence ATGACACACAGGAGGCCGATGTTCACTGATCCGCGCATTCAGGCTGAGTTTGACGCCAACGGGTATGTGAAGATCCCGTGGCTCACCGGTGCAGATGTCAGTCTGCTGAATGCACTCTATGCCCGGCTCTTCGTGGAGGCGCGCGATGGGTTTTTTGTCTCGTGTGCGCTGCCCGATCCAGGAGTCAAAGCCGCCGTCCGTGATGGCATTGCCGGCGTGTTTGAACCATCCTTGCGCGCGACCTTTGTCAGCCCAATCCCACTGCAGTGCTCGTTCATCACCAGGACGCGAGGTGATGGAAAGACCGACTATATTCCGGCGCATCAGGATTGGACGTTTGTTGACGAAACAACGGGAGACGTGTCCCTGAATGTCTGGTGTCCGCTCGAAGCCACACACGCCCGCAATGGCAACCTCTGGATCGTGCCTGCGAGTCATCGACTGCCGCGTCATCCGCGCCTGGCCGAACCGTCGCCGACCGCGTACCAGGCCTACTACGACGTGCTGAAACAAATCGCCGTTCCAGTACCGACCCAACTCGGCGAAGCGTTGGTGTTCGATAATGCAGCGATCCATTTCTCATCGACTAATCAGACGGAATCGTTGCGCCTGGTTGCCGGCGCGACCGTCATTGATCGGTCATCGAACCCGGTACTGTATTACCAGAATCAGGAAAATGCCGGGATGTTGGACGAGTACGAGTCGGGTCCCGAGTATTTCCTCCAGAAGCCATTTGGCACCCGTCCGGACACGTTCGTGCGCAGTATTCCGAAGACCGAACTCGTCGATGTGGAGGGCGAGATTCGCCGGCTGTATCCCACAGCAAGGCTGCCTGGGGTGAGTCACGCCGCTTCACCGGAGGCTCCACCCCCTCCTGTGGAAAAGGGAAGGTCAGTCCTGCAGAGACTATTCGGACGCCTGGCCGGATCAGGCAGGGGGCTCAGGTCGTGA
- a CDS encoding ATP-binding cassette domain-containing protein, with protein sequence MSKRFCRDLSRSLRYGIQDIVREVVPRIGGTDYLRPGEFWGLRDVSFELRAGESLAIVGVNGSGKSTLLKLISGLLKPDVGQITVRGRVAALIELGTGFSQVLTGRENVFANAAVLGMSSAEVNENVEDIIDFSGVREFIDTPLLYYSSGMVMRLAFSVAVHLKPDVLLLDEVLAVGDIAFQRKCLRHIVRYLDSGGSVVFIGHSPHLSQSICQRGILLEHGRMAFVGGITETLDCYLTRLQDGVLQSAAGETDVVGGTDSSLANADPSKGLLKSAAAGEPVVIDYAGVQPLSGDELLVGDEAVLIARYRSHLQMDDMRCAFFVFTADLWVCITVLTSPPLTIVAGNNEVRVRVRLPLVQGQYAVKCAIGRGDTLEPVATLGWENTSPTFRIAGSRDRLRVNLSSLAPLIEVDGVWTLPGGE encoded by the coding sequence GTGTCGAAGCGTTTCTGCCGCGACCTGAGTCGGTCCCTTCGGTACGGCATCCAGGACATCGTTCGCGAGGTGGTTCCGCGCATCGGTGGGACCGACTACCTCCGTCCCGGAGAGTTCTGGGGGCTCCGCGACGTCAGCTTCGAGCTCCGAGCCGGCGAGTCGCTCGCGATTGTCGGCGTGAACGGGTCAGGCAAGAGCACGCTATTGAAGCTGATCAGCGGGCTGCTGAAGCCGGACGTGGGGCAGATCACGGTCCGTGGCAGAGTCGCCGCGCTCATTGAACTGGGCACCGGGTTCAGTCAGGTCCTGACTGGCCGGGAGAATGTGTTTGCGAACGCTGCCGTGCTGGGGATGTCCAGTGCGGAAGTCAACGAGAACGTCGAGGACATCATCGACTTCTCCGGCGTCCGGGAGTTCATTGACACGCCCCTGCTGTACTACAGCAGCGGCATGGTCATGCGCCTTGCATTTTCAGTGGCCGTCCACCTGAAGCCCGACGTGCTGCTGCTTGATGAGGTGCTTGCCGTTGGTGATATCGCTTTTCAGCGCAAGTGCCTTCGTCACATCGTGCGATATCTCGATTCTGGCGGGTCGGTGGTGTTCATTGGCCACAGCCCTCATCTGTCTCAGAGCATCTGCCAACGCGGCATTCTGCTGGAGCATGGGAGGATGGCCTTTGTGGGCGGCATTACCGAAACACTCGACTGTTACCTCACGCGACTGCAGGATGGCGTTCTCCAGTCGGCCGCAGGTGAAACAGACGTCGTGGGTGGCACAGACTCCTCGTTGGCGAACGCGGATCCCTCGAAGGGGCTGCTGAAATCAGCAGCGGCGGGCGAGCCCGTCGTGATCGACTACGCTGGCGTCCAGCCACTGTCGGGCGACGAGTTGTTGGTCGGTGATGAGGCGGTGCTGATCGCTCGCTATCGATCGCACCTGCAGATGGACGATATGCGATGTGCGTTCTTCGTGTTCACGGCTGACCTGTGGGTCTGTATCACCGTGCTGACGAGTCCTCCGCTGACGATCGTGGCGGGCAACAATGAAGTTCGTGTCCGGGTCCGTCTGCCCCTGGTGCAGGGCCAGTACGCGGTGAAGTGCGCCATTGGGAGAGGCGATACGCTGGAACCGGTCGCAACCCTCGGCTGGGAGAACACGTCGCCGACGTTTCGCATTGCCGGCTCGCGCGATCGCCTTCGCGTCAACCTCTCGAGCCTGGCTCCGCTCATTGAGGTCGATGGCGTCTGGACGCTGCCTGGCGGAGAGTAG
- a CDS encoding ABC transporter permease → MIETTYSSEPQLARPRLFFSRMAADLVVAHQLGWRLAIRNLRSKYRRSLLGYIWAVLPVLTTTLIWVGLNASGLLSIRDTGISYPAFVLVNITLWQGFVDALLSPLQQMESARSMLTKVNFARESLIIAGLVEVLFTFVIRLVLLLGALVWFGVPLAVTSALAPLAILALVLLGTTLGLLLLPLGLLYEDVQRGLIIACSLWIFATPVFYPPPTHWPYTLITYVNPVTPLLVTAREWLTLGVLSQPVAFVLVTGASLIVGAAAWVLYRLAMPHLIARISS, encoded by the coding sequence ATGATCGAAACGACGTATTCTTCAGAACCGCAGTTGGCCCGACCACGCCTGTTCTTCTCGCGGATGGCGGCGGACCTGGTGGTGGCGCACCAGTTGGGCTGGCGGTTGGCGATACGCAACCTCCGCAGCAAGTACCGGAGATCGCTCCTTGGCTATATCTGGGCCGTCCTGCCGGTTCTCACCACCACATTGATCTGGGTTGGCCTGAATGCCTCAGGTTTACTGTCCATCCGGGATACCGGCATTTCCTATCCGGCATTTGTGCTCGTGAATATCACGCTGTGGCAGGGGTTTGTCGATGCGCTCCTCAGCCCACTTCAGCAGATGGAGTCGGCGCGGTCCATGTTGACCAAGGTGAACTTTGCTCGCGAGTCCCTCATCATTGCCGGGCTGGTCGAGGTGCTGTTCACGTTTGTCATTCGGCTGGTGCTCCTCCTGGGTGCGCTGGTCTGGTTCGGGGTGCCGCTTGCGGTCACGAGTGCGCTGGCGCCGCTGGCCATTCTGGCGTTGGTGCTCCTCGGAACCACGCTGGGCCTGCTGCTCCTGCCCCTGGGCCTGTTGTACGAAGACGTGCAGCGCGGCCTGATCATCGCGTGCAGCCTTTGGATCTTCGCCACGCCGGTGTTCTACCCACCGCCGACCCACTGGCCGTATACCCTGATTACCTATGTCAACCCCGTCACTCCGCTCCTGGTGACGGCTCGCGAGTGGTTGACGCTTGGCGTGTTGTCCCAACCCGTGGCGTTTGTGTTGGTGACGGGCGCGTCCCTGATCGTTGGTGCCGCAGCCTGGGTGCTCTATCGCCTGGCGATGCCGCATCTGATCGCCCGCATTTCGAGCTGA
- a CDS encoding phytanoyl-CoA dioxygenase family protein — MTSPVATAQPILRDPALQAELTRSGVAITTLFSDDQIAGLTAIVEQLEADADHDNVHIKTPFHLSAFHNDSAWKQRIYDEIHAYTNDIVNTLLVDYEPLVINIHDKPPGPNTSLGIHQNPSFVEEPEHKSVTIWIPMIDVRKGNGTLGVLRGSHNVFDAMRAANMPDVFEDIALKLTTQYFEPLELKRGEAAVLDDSVIHWSYPNMSETVRLAVQLIMVPKKPDHIYYYYNTSGEQPRLDLYTVDKDFFFKFNCKAEPQGLPYIRSIPYEYSQVSESELLKRVSAQNPDVLTRQAG; from the coding sequence ATGACAAGTCCAGTGGCGACCGCGCAGCCTATCCTGCGAGACCCGGCCTTACAGGCGGAGCTGACCCGCTCGGGTGTCGCGATCACGACCTTATTCTCTGATGACCAGATTGCAGGGCTTACCGCAATTGTGGAACAACTCGAAGCCGACGCAGATCACGACAACGTCCACATCAAGACGCCGTTCCATCTCAGTGCATTTCACAACGACTCCGCGTGGAAGCAGCGAATCTACGATGAGATTCATGCGTACACAAACGACATCGTCAATACGTTGCTTGTTGACTATGAGCCGCTGGTCATCAATATTCACGACAAGCCGCCTGGTCCGAACACCTCACTCGGCATCCACCAGAACCCGTCGTTTGTGGAGGAGCCCGAACACAAGTCCGTGACTATTTGGATCCCGATGATTGATGTCCGGAAGGGCAACGGTACCCTCGGCGTCCTTCGCGGAAGTCACAACGTGTTCGATGCCATGCGGGCTGCGAACATGCCCGATGTGTTCGAAGATATCGCGCTCAAGCTCACGACGCAGTATTTCGAACCGCTTGAACTCAAGCGTGGCGAAGCCGCTGTGCTCGACGACAGCGTGATTCACTGGTCGTATCCGAATATGTCGGAGACCGTCCGCCTCGCCGTGCAGCTGATCATGGTGCCGAAGAAGCCGGACCACATCTACTACTACTACAACACGTCGGGTGAGCAGCCGCGGCTGGACCTGTACACGGTGGACAAGGACTTCTTTTTCAAGTTCAACTGCAAGGCCGAGCCCCAGGGATTGCCGTACATCAGGTCCATCCCGTACGAGTACTCGCAGGTGTCGGAAAGCGAACTGCTGAAACGTGTCAGTGCGCAGAATCCGGACGTGCTGACCAGACAGGCAGGATGA
- a CDS encoding class I SAM-dependent methyltransferase, with protein sequence MSGWPRTAAADVERYYDEWTHRYLEVGENLIEACRPASTQDLLHYYITSIGLRPGQHLLDAGCGVCGPAAFFAQQLPVTIEALTISQVQVDLARRVLADAGVGDRVSVRKGNYDDLPSLYPPETFDGVMFLESLGHAERPEHVIRNAWTVLKPGGFLYIKDFFARETDDPDARRKVASVTRNIDDNYAYNTLDLHRVLMSARKVGFRIDVIKSPGFDIDVRIRAQFEERNGISIFGGLPEFIPTDWLELRFIRDDGYNANFSARLTG encoded by the coding sequence ATGAGCGGCTGGCCACGCACCGCGGCGGCCGACGTCGAGCGGTACTACGACGAGTGGACCCACCGGTACCTGGAGGTCGGCGAGAACCTGATCGAGGCGTGCCGCCCCGCCAGCACGCAAGACCTGCTCCACTACTACATCACGAGCATTGGCCTGCGGCCGGGCCAGCACCTGCTCGACGCGGGTTGCGGTGTGTGCGGACCAGCCGCGTTCTTCGCGCAACAACTGCCGGTGACCATCGAGGCCCTGACCATTTCACAGGTGCAGGTAGACCTGGCCCGTCGGGTTCTCGCCGATGCCGGCGTCGGCGACCGCGTGTCTGTGCGCAAGGGCAACTACGACGATCTGCCGAGTCTCTATCCGCCGGAAACGTTCGATGGCGTGATGTTCCTCGAATCCCTCGGCCATGCGGAACGGCCGGAGCATGTCATCAGGAACGCCTGGACCGTGCTCAAGCCGGGAGGGTTCTTGTACATCAAGGACTTCTTCGCCAGGGAAACCGATGATCCCGACGCTCGCCGCAAAGTCGCCTCAGTCACAAGGAACATCGACGACAACTACGCCTACAACACGCTCGACCTGCACCGGGTCTTGATGTCCGCGCGTAAAGTCGGCTTCAGGATTGACGTCATCAAGTCTCCTGGATTCGATATCGACGTCCGTATCCGTGCGCAGTTTGAGGAACGCAACGGCATCAGTATCTTCGGTGGGCTGCCCGAGTTCATTCCGACCGACTGGCTGGAACTCAGGTTCATCAGGGACGACGGCTACAATGCGAACTTCTCGGCCCGCCTCACCGGCTAG
- a CDS encoding glycosyltransferase family 4 protein, producing the protein MKIALLSFEYPPETGFGGIGTYTWYHARALVRLGHEVHVLAGATEATPLRTSEHDGVVVHRFQASGLCMRAFQGLGVARLWWTRQRLENALSMFRGMRALMCAHRFDVIEMPECGAEGAWLNRRTEIPTVVRLHSPSQLIMPFYDVTPLDTTLCSWLERRAIQSGTLLTACSQFLADAAASELNLARSARVIPNGLDLALFDRAASEGRCELDLPRDRLTILFAGRMERRKGIHLCPEIAASILERYDVSFVFAGRDLFHFVDETLRPYLAARTLKGSVHFAGHLALDEMRALVCRADIFLLPSLWENCPYSCLEAMAAGRAIVSSDQGGMPELIRHDENGLLAPSGNAHAFTRQIERLIEDNAMRRRLGRAARRSVEESFTADRVARLSADVYRGQ; encoded by the coding sequence GTGAAAATCGCCCTGCTGTCGTTTGAGTACCCGCCCGAGACCGGCTTTGGCGGAATCGGCACCTACACCTGGTACCACGCCAGGGCCCTTGTCCGACTGGGCCACGAGGTCCATGTGCTGGCGGGTGCGACCGAGGCGACGCCGCTCCGCACCTCGGAGCATGATGGCGTCGTCGTCCACCGGTTTCAGGCCTCGGGCCTGTGCATGCGCGCGTTTCAGGGCCTCGGCGTCGCCCGTCTCTGGTGGACCAGGCAGCGCCTCGAAAACGCGCTCAGCATGTTCCGCGGCATGCGCGCCCTGATGTGCGCACATCGGTTCGACGTCATTGAAATGCCGGAATGCGGAGCCGAGGGCGCGTGGTTGAATCGCCGGACGGAGATCCCGACGGTCGTCCGGCTGCATTCGCCCTCGCAGTTGATCATGCCGTTTTACGACGTCACGCCGTTGGACACGACGCTCTGTTCGTGGTTGGAGCGGCGGGCGATTCAGTCGGGGACCCTGCTGACTGCGTGCTCGCAGTTCCTGGCGGACGCGGCGGCATCCGAGCTGAATCTTGCGCGGTCTGCGCGAGTCATTCCAAATGGGCTCGATTTGGCGCTGTTTGACCGGGCCGCATCGGAAGGCCGGTGCGAACTCGATCTGCCGCGCGATCGATTGACCATCTTGTTTGCCGGCCGGATGGAACGGCGCAAGGGAATTCACCTGTGCCCGGAAATTGCGGCCTCGATTCTCGAGCGTTACGACGTCTCCTTCGTGTTCGCAGGCCGCGATTTGTTCCACTTCGTCGACGAGACTCTGCGGCCCTACCTGGCTGCGCGCACCCTGAAAGGGTCAGTTCACTTTGCCGGCCACTTGGCGCTCGATGAGATGCGTGCGCTCGTCTGTCGGGCCGACATCTTCCTCCTGCCGAGCCTCTGGGAGAACTGCCCGTACTCGTGCCTTGAAGCTATGGCCGCCGGCCGCGCCATCGTGAGTTCGGATCAGGGCGGGATGCCGGAGCTGATTCGGCACGACGAGAACGGCCTCCTGGCCCCTTCAGGGAATGCCCATGCATTCACGCGGCAAATCGAGCGATTGATTGAAGACAATGCGATGCGCCGGCGCCTCGGCCGGGCCGCACGCCGATCTGTCGAGGAGTCGTTCACGGCCGACCGCGTCGCGCGATTGTCAGCGGACGTCTACCGGGGCCAATAG
- a CDS encoding glycosyltransferase family 4 protein encodes MRVRSVGAVCIGIGRRLRGGLRRVTEFLKGHLIRIAQSGLRARLRAESLLTGLQGATRRPRILATACGPFPIYSQTFVYQEVCALSEGGFSVRFSYSTLEDRSALATRFSLMWRIKRRLLLASRLRDHDLRFYQKRMPERVDALTRTISEASGLSRHALLGHDHFLQAFSFTRMAAAWRPDYLHSYFFYEQTLFTLVASSLLGIPRGVSCYADHMLEDYPLKLVALNVTTCDVVVATSKRIKAELETIVGRGPLSQVIVKPNAIDTREFESSTRDDRPAGRKPCLVSVCRIEPKKGLTYLVDAVSLLRQSGIDVDLHLVGAPDDHMPESLAYAKDLDAQVARLGLATAVHFEGRRTSEEVREFLARADVFVAPFVELENGDKDGISTAVLEAMAARCAIVATDAGSTTEVIDSGKDGVIVPQRDAVQLASAIRTVLSDPALAARLGRNASEKAARQFDVAHCEGLFHERIRTVLARRAS; translated from the coding sequence GTGAGAGTCCGCTCCGTTGGCGCCGTCTGTATCGGGATCGGCCGGCGTCTGAGGGGGGGCCTGAGGCGTGTCACCGAGTTCCTCAAGGGGCACCTGATCCGCATCGCCCAGAGTGGGTTGCGTGCCCGGCTCCGCGCCGAGTCACTGCTCACCGGGTTGCAGGGGGCCACCAGGCGCCCGCGAATCCTGGCCACCGCCTGCGGGCCATTTCCGATCTATTCGCAGACGTTCGTGTATCAGGAAGTGTGTGCGCTGTCCGAGGGTGGATTCAGCGTACGCTTTTCGTACTCAACACTCGAAGACCGGTCAGCCCTCGCGACCCGCTTCTCGTTGATGTGGCGAATCAAACGTCGGCTACTGCTGGCGTCGCGGTTGCGCGACCACGACCTGCGGTTCTACCAGAAACGGATGCCGGAAAGGGTCGACGCGCTCACGAGGACGATCTCCGAAGCCTCCGGACTGTCGCGCCACGCACTGCTTGGCCATGACCATTTTCTTCAGGCGTTTTCGTTCACGCGGATGGCCGCAGCGTGGCGTCCGGACTATCTCCATAGTTATTTTTTTTACGAGCAGACCCTGTTCACACTGGTGGCGTCATCGCTGCTTGGCATCCCTCGCGGCGTGAGCTGTTATGCCGATCACATGCTCGAGGACTATCCGCTCAAACTCGTGGCTCTGAATGTGACCACCTGCGATGTCGTGGTGGCCACCTCGAAACGCATCAAGGCTGAACTCGAGACGATCGTTGGCAGAGGCCCCCTCTCGCAGGTCATCGTCAAACCCAACGCCATCGACACCCGCGAGTTCGAGTCCTCCACTCGTGATGACCGTCCGGCCGGCAGGAAGCCCTGTCTGGTGTCGGTCTGTCGAATTGAGCCTAAGAAGGGCCTGACCTACCTGGTGGATGCCGTGAGCCTCCTTCGGCAGTCGGGGATCGACGTTGACCTTCACCTCGTAGGGGCCCCGGACGATCACATGCCGGAGAGTCTGGCGTACGCAAAGGACCTTGACGCGCAGGTGGCCAGGCTGGGACTCGCGACCGCAGTGCATTTCGAGGGCCGGCGAACCAGTGAAGAGGTGCGGGAGTTTCTGGCGCGCGCAGACGTCTTTGTGGCGCCGTTTGTCGAGCTGGAGAATGGCGATAAAGACGGCATCTCGACCGCCGTGCTCGAGGCCATGGCCGCCCGCTGCGCCATTGTCGCGACCGACGCCGGATCCACGACCGAGGTGATCGACTCAGGCAAAGACGGCGTCATTGTTCCGCAGCGCGACGCGGTTCAATTGGCATCGGCTATTCGCACCGTTCTGTCCGACCCTGCTCTGGCGGCCCGCCTGGGCAGGAACGCCTCTGAGAAGGCCGCCCGGCAATTCGACGTCGCTCACTGCGAAGGGTTGTTCCATGAGCGCATTCGCACCGTACTTGCGAGGCGCGCGTCGTGA
- a CDS encoding MBOAT family protein, with protein MLFNSLTFALFFPIVTTLYFLTPHRWRWLLLLVASSIFYMAFVPVYILILVFTILVDYAAGLLIESSHGRRRRGWLLASLAANIGVLAIFKYYGFIADNLLWLKSSFNVDLTLPPWNIVLPLGLSFHTFQAMAYTIEVYRGRVPAERHLGYYALYVMFYPQLVAGPIERPDHLLPQLRIEHRFEYGRVVAGLKRMALGLFKKVVIADQLARTVDLVYADPTQWTGLALMLAAVFFAWQLYYDFSGYSDVAIGSAQVMGFELTRNFRSPFTSQTLSDFWRRMHISLMSWFRDYVYIPLGGSRTTTPRWCFNLLVAFTISGLWHGAQWTFVLYGTLSGVMVLVGEITRPWRKRMGFARGGWPAAAITFGLFAASLVVFRAPSLADAVHTLTHLHTGLLDDFATIAGGGVIAGLSGLGLVAILSVVGLQLWVDALDNTKDAFVRLAAWPATARFAVYFVLVYSCLAAGSMRSPQQFIYFQF; from the coding sequence ATGCTCTTCAACTCCCTCACCTTCGCGCTGTTTTTTCCGATTGTCACGACGTTGTACTTCCTGACGCCACATCGGTGGCGCTGGCTGCTGTTGCTCGTCGCCAGCTCGATCTTCTACATGGCGTTCGTGCCGGTCTACATCCTGATCCTGGTCTTCACGATCCTGGTCGACTATGCGGCGGGCCTGCTGATCGAATCGAGTCACGGCCGCCGCCGCCGCGGCTGGCTGTTGGCCAGCCTTGCCGCGAATATCGGTGTCCTCGCCATTTTCAAGTACTACGGCTTCATTGCGGACAACCTCTTGTGGCTCAAGAGCTCATTCAATGTGGACCTGACCCTGCCGCCGTGGAACATCGTGCTTCCATTGGGGCTCTCATTCCACACATTCCAGGCCATGGCCTATACCATCGAGGTCTACAGGGGCCGTGTGCCAGCCGAGCGGCACCTGGGGTACTACGCTTTGTACGTCATGTTCTATCCACAACTGGTCGCGGGGCCGATCGAGCGGCCGGATCACTTGCTGCCGCAACTGCGAATCGAACATCGGTTTGAGTACGGTCGCGTTGTTGCCGGCCTGAAGCGTATGGCATTGGGGCTTTTCAAGAAGGTCGTCATCGCCGACCAGCTTGCGCGAACAGTGGACCTCGTTTATGCCGATCCGACGCAGTGGACCGGCCTCGCCCTGATGTTGGCCGCGGTGTTCTTCGCGTGGCAGCTGTACTACGATTTTTCCGGGTATTCAGATGTTGCGATCGGAAGCGCGCAGGTTATGGGGTTCGAGTTGACTCGCAACTTCCGGTCGCCGTTCACTTCTCAGACACTGTCCGACTTCTGGCGCCGGATGCACATCTCACTGATGAGCTGGTTCCGCGACTACGTCTACATCCCGCTCGGTGGGAGTCGGACCACCACGCCCCGCTGGTGTTTCAACCTCCTCGTGGCATTCACCATCAGCGGCCTCTGGCACGGCGCTCAATGGACTTTCGTCCTGTATGGAACGCTGAGCGGTGTGATGGTCCTCGTCGGAGAAATTACACGACCGTGGCGGAAGCGGATGGGGTTTGCCCGCGGCGGCTGGCCGGCGGCAGCCATCACCTTCGGGCTCTTCGCCGCCTCCCTCGTCGTGTTTCGGGCCCCGAGTCTTGCGGACGCCGTCCACACGCTGACTCATCTGCACACGGGCCTGCTCGACGACTTCGCCACCATCGCCGGCGGTGGCGTCATCGCCGGGTTGTCCGGACTGGGCCTGGTCGCCATCCTCTCCGTCGTCGGCCTCCAACTGTGGGTTGACGCACTCGACAACACGAAGGATGCATTCGTCCGCCTGGCCGCCTGGCCGGCGACGGCGCGGTTCGCGGTCTACTTCGTCCTCGTCTACTCCTGTCTCGCAGCGGGCTCGATGCGTTCGCCGCAGCAGTTCATCTACTTCCAGTTCTGA